In Methanotorris formicicus Mc-S-70, a single window of DNA contains:
- a CDS encoding NAD(P)-binding protein: MRIGIVGGGLGGLLTTALLSKNHDVVVFEKLPFVGGRFTNINYKGFQLTTGALHMIPHGNDGYLAKLLRECGCNVKIINSNPDGLFRVNGKDYAYKDLFNLVGLKDKLKALKMAANLKMGNVDKSISFGEFLESVELALKVGNAFTGWALSLTAYETPMEEIIEMAKNYHKFGGPGVPIGGCKGVIDELVRVIKNNNGVIKVECEVKGIEIEDDKAYIIGEEFNEEFDVVVSNLSPKLTEKISNVKIIKGKEPKPSKGIKICVATKEGLIKHNGVLFTPECERINGLNQVTNVDISLAPEGYHLVMTHQTQLTNNVKKEIDLGLEDIENLFNGKDYEILHIQSYRDEWPVNHASNGTDLDNVINDRLYLVGDGVKGKGGIEVEGIAMGVMKVVEHINLLNKTN; encoded by the coding sequence ATGAGAATTGGTATTGTTGGTGGTGGTTTAGGCGGGCTTTTAACAACTGCCTTATTATCAAAGAATCATGATGTTGTTGTTTTTGAGAAATTGCCCTTTGTTGGAGGTAGATTTACAAATATAAATTATAAAGGGTTCCAATTAACAACCGGGGCTTTACACATGATTCCACATGGAAATGATGGGTATTTAGCGAAGTTGTTGAGAGAATGTGGATGTAATGTTAAAATAATAAATTCAAATCCAGACGGACTTTTCAGGGTGAATGGCAAAGATTATGCATACAAAGACCTATTCAACCTTGTAGGTTTAAAGGATAAATTAAAAGCATTAAAAATGGCGGCAAATTTAAAAATGGGTAATGTTGATAAAAGCATATCTTTTGGAGAGTTTTTGGAAAGTGTAGAGTTAGCGTTAAAGGTTGGAAATGCATTTACTGGTTGGGCGTTGAGTTTAACTGCCTACGAAACACCGATGGAAGAGATTATTGAGATGGCAAAAAACTACCACAAATTTGGAGGGCCAGGAGTTCCAATTGGAGGTTGTAAGGGAGTTATTGATGAACTCGTTAGGGTTATAAAAAACAACAATGGTGTTATAAAAGTTGAGTGTGAAGTGAAAGGCATTGAAATTGAAGATGATAAAGCCTACATTATTGGGGAAGAATTTAATGAGGAGTTTGATGTTGTTGTTAGCAATCTATCCCCAAAACTAACAGAAAAAATCTCAAATGTAAAGATAATAAAAGGAAAAGAGCCAAAACCATCAAAAGGAATAAAGATATGCGTTGCTACAAAAGAAGGATTAATAAAGCATAATGGAGTTCTTTTCACTCCTGAATGTGAGAGGATTAATGGCTTAAACCAAGTAACCAATGTAGATATATCTCTCGCTCCTGAGGGTTATCATTTAGTCATGACACACCAAACACAATTAACAAACAACGTAAAAAAGGAGATTGATTTGGGTTTGGAGGATATTGAGAATTTATTTAACGGCAAAGATTATGAGATATTGCATATCCAATCTTATAGGGATGAATGGCCAGTAAATCATGCATCAAATGGAACAGATTTGGATAATGTTATAAATGATAGATTGTATTTGGTAGGGGATGGAGTTAAAGGAAAAGGGGGAATTGAGGTTGAAGGAATTGCCATGGGAGTTATGAAGGTTGTTGAACACATCAATTTGCTGAATAAAACCAATTAA
- a CDS encoding hydantoinase/oxoprolinase family protein, with the protein MTQGTLLCMFLGGAGPLHGVELAEEMEIKSILIPPSCGVFSALGLLLSDCRVDKVKSILKDADEVDEEEVENIFVELIEEGIKEVGSFDEIKIIKQIDVRYKGQSYDITIPWTGDLGEVINNFHKKHEAIYKFSSLDEDVEFVNARVTIIGLLTKPEIKYNEIKEYIPKPESYRKVYFTNGWEETPIYNRDKLKPGARFDGPAIVEEYDSTIVIPPNYHTIVDGYGSIRIERN; encoded by the coding sequence ATGACCCAAGGGACTTTGTTATGTATGTTTTTGGGGGGGGCAGGGCCGTTGCATGGTGTTGAGTTGGCGGAGGAGATGGAAATTAAATCAATATTAATTCCTCCTTCATGTGGGGTTTTCTCTGCGTTGGGGCTTTTGCTATCTGATTGCAGAGTTGATAAAGTTAAAAGTATATTAAAGGATGCAGATGAAGTTGATGAGGAAGAAGTAGAAAATATATTTGTTGAATTGATAGAAGAAGGAATTAAAGAGGTTGGAAGTTTTGATGAGATAAAAATAATTAAGCAAATTGATGTTAGATATAAAGGGCAATCGTATGATATAACAATCCCATGGACTGGGGATTTGGGGGAGGTTATAAATAATTTCCACAAGAAACATGAGGCAATTTATAAATTTAGTTCATTGGATGAGGATGTTGAATTTGTTAATGCAAGAGTTACAATTATTGGTTTATTAACAAAGCCAGAGATAAAATACAATGAGATAAAAGAGTATATCCCAAAACCTGAAAGTTATAGAAAAGTTTACTTTACCAATGGATGGGAAGAAACCCCAATCTACAATAGGGATAAACTTAAACCTGGGGCAAGGTTTGATGGACCTGCAATAGTTGAGGAATATGATTCAACAATTGTTATTCCACCAAATTACCACACTATTGTGGATGGTTATGGGAGCATAAGGATTGAGAGGAATTAA
- a CDS encoding hydantoinase/oxoprolinase family protein, with translation MIKRLVGLLAITIIIVGFCGCVNEKQESTAEIKETVKITDILGREVEVPKNVDKIVCYGPGALRLAVYLNATDKICGITGVEKKYWKGMPYLIAHKELLQKPGVGSGKPGEEPNVERVLEIKPDVIFVTYMSKENADKLQQKTGIPVVVLSYGPLAFIESGPAAGAIAVSYYSKILGDGKVIGFDMGGTTAKASTIINHTPLITNEYEVGGEVHAGRLIKGSGYPVRFPFIDLAEVSAGGGTIAWIDEGNALRVGPISAGADPGPVCYGKGNDKPTITDANLILGRLGGKLSGGTITLRKDLAEKAISKLAEKIGECIEDVALGIIKLANTAMAKALRIVTVERGYDPRDFVMYVFGGGRAVAWC, from the coding sequence ATGATAAAGAGATTAGTTGGTTTATTAGCAATAACCATTATTATAGTAGGATTCTGCGGATGTGTAAATGAAAAGCAAGAATCTACAGCAGAAATAAAAGAAACGGTAAAAATAACCGATATATTAGGTAGAGAGGTTGAAGTTCCTAAAAATGTCGATAAAATCGTTTGCTATGGTCCAGGGGCATTAAGATTGGCAGTTTATTTAAACGCAACTGATAAGATTTGTGGAATAACAGGAGTGGAGAAGAAATATTGGAAAGGAATGCCATATCTAATAGCACATAAAGAACTTTTACAAAAACCTGGAGTTGGAAGTGGAAAGCCAGGAGAAGAACCAAATGTAGAAAGAGTTCTTGAAATTAAGCCAGATGTGATATTCGTCACTTATATGAGCAAGGAAAATGCAGATAAGTTACAACAAAAAACAGGTATTCCAGTAGTTGTTTTGAGTTATGGGCCGTTGGCATTTATTGAATCTGGTCCTGCTGCTGGGGCGATTGCAGTATCTTATTACTCAAAAATTTTGGGAGATGGGAAAGTTATTGGCTTCGATATGGGGGGAACTACTGCAAAGGCATCAACAATAATCAACCACACTCCATTAATAACAAATGAGTATGAGGTCGGTGGAGAAGTTCATGCTGGAAGGTTAATTAAAGGCTCTGGATATCCTGTTAGGTTTCCATTTATTGATTTAGCAGAGGTTAGTGCTGGTGGGGGGACTATAGCATGGATTGATGAAGGAAATGCATTAAGAGTTGGTCCAATAAGTGCTGGTGCTGACCCTGGGCCTGTTTGTTATGGAAAGGGAAATGATAAACCAACAATAACAGATGCAAATTTAATTCTTGGAAGATTGGGAGGCAAACTCAGTGGAGGGACAATAACATTAAGGAAGGATTTGGCAGAGAAGGCAATATCAAAATTGGCGGAAAAGATTGGGGAATGTATAGAAGATGTTGCATTGGGAATAATAAAATTGGCAAATACAGCAATGGCAAAGGCATTAAGAATAGTTACGGTAGAGAGAGGATATGACCCAAGGGACTTTGTTATGTATGTTTTTGGGGGGGGCAGGGCCGTTGCATGGTGTTGA
- a CDS encoding methyltransferase, giving the protein MALLKCPNENPEKVLKLFDEVYLKARIFYLLKTAIDLNLFGYLSSFKTAEELAEILDADLILMEYMLKILNDLGLIDSKVVGGRVYYKNAEITNIYLKKDSNYSIINPIYSYFENIKNWENLSDILKNKDNYQNTDVNSFFPKVVRRMADECKCWELQKVLSYIAKYGEFKNAKKLLDLGGGHGLYAIGFSMLNKNLKCYVFDLPNVVEETKKFIEKYNAKNVFTITGDFYKDDIGKGYDIIFTSYNPGGKNPKIAEKVYNSLNEGGLFINKQFFPDKEEGIEDYLNNMEWNFSKPEGLNKGRIRYTFEEDLNLNDYLEYLKNLGFKILEVTDMPELLGLDENSKSFRKSANPKDSLRFGCFGKAKMIVAKKI; this is encoded by the coding sequence ATGGCTCTTCTAAAATGTCCTAATGAAAATCCAGAAAAGGTATTGAAACTATTTGATGAAGTCTATTTGAAGGCAAGGATTTTTTATTTGTTAAAAACGGCTATTGATTTAAATTTATTTGGGTATTTGAGTAGTTTTAAAACTGCTGAGGAATTGGCAGAGATTTTAGATGCTGATTTGATTTTAATGGAATATATGCTAAAAATCCTAAATGATCTTGGTTTAATTGATAGCAAGGTTGTAGGTGGGAGAGTTTATTACAAAAATGCTGAGATAACCAACATTTACCTAAAAAAGGATTCAAATTACAGCATAATCAATCCAATCTACAGTTATTTTGAGAATATCAAAAATTGGGAAAATCTATCTGATATTTTAAAAAATAAAGATAATTATCAAAATACGGATGTTAATAGCTTTTTTCCAAAGGTTGTTAGAAGAATGGCAGATGAATGCAAGTGTTGGGAGTTGCAGAAGGTTTTAAGTTATATAGCAAAATATGGGGAGTTTAAAAATGCCAAAAAACTTCTTGATTTAGGTGGAGGGCATGGATTGTATGCAATAGGGTTTAGTATGCTAAATAAAAATTTAAAATGCTATGTCTTTGATTTGCCAAACGTTGTTGAGGAAACAAAAAAATTCATTGAAAAATACAATGCAAAGAATGTCTTTACTATTACTGGAGATTTTTATAAGGATGATATTGGAAAGGGCTATGATATAATCTTCACCTCTTACAATCCAGGTGGAAAGAATCCAAAGATTGCAGAGAAGGTTTATAATTCTCTAAATGAAGGAGGATTGTTTATAAATAAGCAATTCTTCCCAGATAAAGAAGAAGGAATTGAAGATTATTTAAACAACATGGAATGGAACTTCTCTAAGCCAGAAGGGCTTAATAAGGGTAGAATAAGATACACGTTTGAGGAGGATTTAAATCTCAACGATTATTTAGAATATTTAAAGAATTTAGGCTTTAAAATCTTGGAGGTTACAGATATGCCTGAACTTTTAGGACTTGACGAAAACTCGAAGAGTTTTCGTAAGTCAGCGAATCCGAAGGATTCGCTTCGATTTGGGTGTTTTGGAAAAGCAAAGATGATTGTTGCTAAGAAAATATGA
- a CDS encoding WD40 repeat domain-containing protein: MKKFIMGTLLIGIFLHLTSVFCENICGGWSYSSKFIDIDSIAMSEDGKYITAAVRDRGDNLFYICLFNNKGELLWGYKTNYYGSISMTPDGKFIVIGDKNNVYLFDNSGASVWMVWYYNVGGHISSISIIPDGEYILATDNDCNIYFFNQKNGLLWHKNISDRIVSISMVADGEYIFTRCKNKTYLFNNKGNLLWNITNKCPSYISSNGSYIISETFNKSGNTILHVFNNKGKLLWSYVMGNNEFTTFKNTTWVSKWYSVRSIFTSSDDKYIIVIYDVYRGEEPEILPSSSSVLVFNDKGNLLWCNGTYSGNIITAFSMTPYGRYIVIGTGSPPFFICLWRKCFSESAFI; encoded by the coding sequence ATGAAGAAGTTTATAATGGGAACTCTTTTAATTGGAATCTTTTTACATTTAACATCAGTATTTTGTGAAAATATATGTGGAGGATGGAGTTATAGCAGTAAATTTATTGATATTGATTCAATTGCAATGAGTGAAGATGGAAAGTATATCACCGCAGCAGTTCGAGATAGGGGAGATAATCTCTTTTATATATGCCTCTTTAATAATAAAGGAGAACTACTATGGGGATATAAAACAAATTATTATGGTTCAATTTCTATGACACCAGATGGTAAATTTATTGTAATTGGCGATAAGAATAATGTTTATTTGTTTGATAATAGTGGTGCATCAGTGTGGATGGTGTGGTATTATAATGTAGGAGGGCATATATCTTCAATTTCCATAATTCCTGATGGAGAATACATTTTAGCGACAGATAATGACTGTAACATTTATTTTTTTAACCAAAAAAATGGACTATTGTGGCATAAAAATATAAGCGATAGAATTGTCTCTATTTCAATGGTGGCTGATGGAGAATACATTTTTACAAGATGTAAAAATAAAACCTATCTATTTAACAATAAAGGTAATTTATTATGGAACATAACAAACAAATGCCCGTCTTATATAAGTTCTAATGGAAGTTATATTATATCTGAAACTTTTAATAAAAGTGGTAATACCATACTACACGTATTTAATAATAAGGGAAAGTTGTTATGGAGTTATGTAATGGGAAATAATGAATTCACAACATTTAAAAACACAACATGGGTTTCAAAATGGTATAGTGTTAGGTCAATATTCACATCTTCTGATGATAAATATATCATTGTAATCTATGATGTATATAGAGGAGAAGAGCCTGAAATACTTCCATCAAGTAGTAGTGTATTGGTATTTAACGATAAAGGTAATTTACTATGGTGTAACGGTACATACAGTGGAAATATTATTACAGCATTCTCCATGACACCATATGGGAGATATATTGTTATAGGAACTGGAAGTCCCCCCTTCTTCATCTGCCTATGGAGGAAATGTTTCAGCGAAAGTGCTTTTATATAA
- a CDS encoding iron ABC transporter substrate-binding protein: MIKKLMSLLTILIVAVGFCGCMEQNTVEKKVQPVSEDAGMVKIVDLYGREVEIPKEVNKIICCGPGCLRLIIYLNATDKVVGVEDAEKKWTPWGRPYRIAHPELTELPTIGQGGPSPKPNPEAIIQVKPDVIFVTYMPKDEVDALQQKTGIPVVVLSYGQLATFNNEDLFKSLELAGKILGKEGRAEEVIKFIKDCQNDLNERTKDIPDDKKPSVYVGGIGYKGKHGIDSTQCKYPPFVAVNAKNVADELGKEGHAFITKEQLLKWNPDIIFVDEGGLSLVVEDYKKNPEFYNSLKAFKNREVYGLLPYNFYTTNIGTALADAYYIGKVVYPDRFKDINPEEKADEIFTFLVGRPVYSAMKEKLGGFKKLEFK, encoded by the coding sequence ATGATAAAAAAGTTAATGAGTTTATTAACAATCTTAATTGTTGCTGTAGGATTTTGTGGGTGTATGGAGCAAAATACGGTTGAAAAAAAGGTTCAACCTGTAAGTGAAGACGCTGGAATGGTAAAGATAGTCGATTTATATGGAAGAGAGGTTGAGATTCCAAAGGAGGTTAATAAAATAATATGCTGCGGTCCGGGATGTTTGAGGTTGATTATCTATTTAAATGCAACAGATAAGGTTGTTGGAGTTGAGGATGCGGAGAAGAAATGGACACCATGGGGAAGACCCTATAGAATTGCTCATCCGGAACTTACTGAACTACCAACAATAGGACAAGGAGGTCCAAGTCCAAAACCAAACCCAGAAGCAATTATTCAAGTTAAGCCGGATGTAATATTTGTAACATACATGCCAAAGGATGAAGTTGATGCATTACAACAAAAAACAGGTATTCCAGTTGTTGTTTTGAGTTATGGACAGTTGGCAACATTCAACAACGAAGATTTATTTAAATCATTAGAACTTGCTGGAAAAATATTGGGTAAAGAAGGTAGAGCAGAGGAAGTCATTAAATTCATAAAAGATTGTCAAAATGATTTGAATGAGAGAACAAAGGATATTCCAGACGATAAGAAGCCAAGTGTCTATGTTGGAGGTATTGGATACAAAGGAAAGCATGGAATTGATAGTACTCAATGTAAATATCCACCATTTGTTGCTGTTAATGCAAAGAACGTTGCAGATGAGTTAGGTAAAGAGGGGCATGCATTCATAACAAAAGAACAACTCTTAAAATGGAATCCGGATATAATATTTGTTGATGAAGGTGGGTTGAGTTTAGTTGTTGAGGATTATAAGAAGAATCCAGAATTCTACAATTCATTAAAGGCATTTAAGAATAGGGAGGTTTATGGCTTATTGCCATACAACTTCTACACAACAAATATAGGAACAGCGTTAGCAGATGCTTACTACATTGGAAAGGTTGTCTACCCAGACAGATTTAAAGATATAAACCCAGAGGAAAAGGCAGATGAGATATTTACCTTCTTGGTTGGAAGGCCAGTTTATAGTGCAATGAAAGAGAAATTAGGAGGATTTAAGAAGTTGGAGTTTAAATAA
- the trpB gene encoding tryptophan synthase subunit beta, with translation MKKYKNMYPDKNGKYGIYGGKFIPETLMPAIEELEEAFTRFWINNEGNFREEFESYLKEYVGRPTPLYYAKRLSELLGCKVYLKREDLAHLGAHKINNAIGQALLAKRMGKTRIIAETGAGQHGIATAAAATNLGLECVIYMGKKDMERQKLNVFRMELMGAKVVPVVSGSQTLKDAVNEALRDWVTNVRNTYYLIGSTLGPHPYPMMVREFQRVIGKEIKQQILEKEGRLPTCILACVGGGSNSIGAFYEFLDDDVELYAVEAGGKGVETGEHGASLCAGRVGVLHGTKMYVKEDEFGQIEESYSISAGLDYPGVSPELSFLKDKGRIKPVYVTDDEALEAFQLLCKLEGILPALESSHAVSYAFKLAEKLDKDDIIVINLSGRGDKDVQTVAKALGKIL, from the coding sequence TTGAAGAAATACAAAAATATGTATCCAGATAAAAATGGAAAGTATGGGATTTATGGTGGTAAATTCATTCCTGAAACATTGATGCCTGCAATTGAGGAATTAGAAGAGGCATTCACAAGATTTTGGATAAACAATGAGGGTAATTTTAGGGAGGAATTTGAGAGTTATTTAAAGGAATATGTTGGAAGACCTACCCCACTTTATTATGCAAAAAGATTGAGTGAGTTACTTGGATGCAAAGTCTATCTTAAGAGAGAGGACTTGGCTCATTTAGGAGCACATAAAATAAACAACGCCATTGGGCAAGCGTTATTGGCAAAAAGAATGGGAAAAACAAGAATTATTGCTGAAACTGGTGCAGGACAGCATGGAATAGCAACTGCAGCGGCGGCAACAAATTTAGGCTTAGAATGTGTAATTTATATGGGAAAGAAGGATATGGAAAGGCAGAAGTTGAATGTTTTTAGAATGGAGTTGATGGGAGCGAAGGTTGTTCCTGTTGTCAGTGGTTCCCAAACATTAAAGGATGCTGTAAATGAAGCATTGAGGGATTGGGTTACAAATGTTAGGAATACTTATTATTTGATTGGCTCTACTCTCGGACCTCATCCATACCCAATGATGGTTAGAGAATTCCAAAGAGTTATTGGAAAAGAGATTAAACAACAAATTCTTGAAAAAGAAGGAAGATTACCAACTTGTATTTTAGCATGTGTTGGAGGAGGAAGCAACTCAATTGGAGCATTTTATGAGTTTTTAGATGATGATGTAGAATTGTATGCAGTTGAGGCAGGAGGGAAAGGGGTAGAAACAGGAGAGCATGGGGCATCCCTATGTGCTGGAAGAGTTGGGGTTTTACATGGAACAAAGATGTATGTTAAGGAGGATGAGTTTGGGCAAATCGAGGAGAGTTACAGTATCTCTGCTGGTTTGGATTATCCAGGAGTTAGCCCAGAACTTTCATTCTTAAAGGATAAGGGAAGGATAAAACCAGTTTATGTTACTGATGATGAGGCATTAGAGGCATTTCAGTTGCTATGTAAGTTAGAGGGTATCTTACCTGCATTGGAGAGTTCCCATGCAGTATCTTATGCATTTAAATTAGCAGAGAAATTGGATAAAGATGATATAATTGTTATAAATCTCTCTGGAAGAGGAGATAAGGATGTTCAAACTGTTGCTAAGGCATTAGGGAAGATATTGTAA
- the trpA gene encoding tryptophan synthase subunit alpha, with the protein MSRLAEKFEELKNKNERALVAFYVGGDPNLEISKEALGVIANNADIIEIGIPFSDPVADGPTIQKADVRALNKGMNPLKAFEIIKELDKKTPNTPKVFLTYYNIIFNMGEEEFVKKCKECGIDGLVVPDLPIEEAENLYNTCKKYDVDLIFLVAPTTPDERLKKILEKCSGFVYVVSVTGITGVREKVQEETKELVKRVAKYSNVPICVGFGISKKEHVEEITKYADGAIVGSAIVRIVEKYLNENGEIKDKEAFLKELEEFVKELKEGTKKKEKIKVRIRT; encoded by the coding sequence ATGAGTAGATTAGCGGAGAAATTTGAGGAATTAAAAAATAAAAATGAGAGGGCATTAGTTGCATTTTACGTTGGAGGAGATCCGAATTTGGAAATATCAAAGGAGGCACTTGGGGTTATCGCAAATAATGCAGATATCATTGAGATAGGAATTCCATTCTCAGACCCAGTGGCAGATGGCCCAACGATCCAAAAGGCAGATGTTAGGGCATTAAACAAGGGAATGAATCCATTAAAGGCATTTGAAATTATTAAGGAGTTGGATAAAAAAACACCGAACACACCTAAGGTATTCTTAACTTATTACAACATCATCTTCAACATGGGAGAAGAGGAGTTTGTAAAAAAATGCAAAGAATGTGGAATTGATGGGCTTGTAGTTCCTGATTTACCAATTGAAGAGGCAGAGAACTTATACAACACCTGCAAAAAATATGACGTTGATTTAATATTCTTGGTTGCTCCAACGACACCAGACGAGAGGTTAAAGAAAATCTTGGAGAAATGCAGTGGGTTTGTTTATGTTGTTTCAGTAACAGGAATTACTGGAGTTAGGGAGAAGGTTCAGGAGGAAACAAAGGAACTTGTTAAAAGAGTTGCAAAATATTCAAATGTTCCAATATGTGTTGGATTTGGGATTTCAAAGAAGGAGCATGTTGAGGAGATAACAAAATATGCAGATGGTGCTATTGTAGGAAGTGCAATAGTTAGGATTGTTGAAAAGTATTTGAATGAAAATGGAGAAATTAAAGATAAAGAGGCATTTTTGAAAGAATTGGAGGAATTTGTTAAAGAATTAAAAGAAGGAACAAAGAAAAAAGAAAAAATAAAAGTAAGGATTAGAACTTAG
- a CDS encoding metallophosphoesterase family protein: MQFVHIGDNHLGYRQYNLDDREKDIYDSFNECIEKILEIRPDFVVHSGDLFENSRPQIKALSTAIRGFSRLKENGIPVYIVLGNHDLPKRKFQETPLVLLGEYIKTFVKREFHIHEGVFIGGINYHSKIGKENLIKKLKTLENASKEYRKKILIMHQGINPYVPDYELEKSELPEFSYYAMGHIHNRIIDNLENGGVLAYSGSTEIIRRDEYKDYEKNGKGFYVVDMSGDFDKNDVDFIRVENINIKCRDFFEIFIDSEEKFKEFINNLSNASKPIVHGVVKREFGKILDVLKDKTLWYNIRVVDDEEIEYDIPEYSSIEKLFVEYVKNKGLDADFVLNLHNRLINNEGYVEFVEEYYSKFCTKF; encoded by the coding sequence ATGCAATTCGTCCATATTGGAGACAACCACTTAGGATATAGGCAGTATAATTTAGATGATAGGGAAAAGGATATTTACGACTCCTTTAATGAATGCATAGAGAAGATTTTGGAAATAAGGCCTGATTTTGTTGTCCATAGTGGAGATTTGTTTGAAAATAGCAGACCACAGATAAAGGCATTATCAACAGCGATTAGGGGGTTTTCAAGGTTAAAAGAAAATGGCATTCCGGTTTATATTGTTTTAGGGAATCATGATCTTCCAAAGAGAAAGTTCCAAGAAACCCCACTGGTTTTGTTGGGTGAGTATATAAAAACTTTTGTAAAAAGGGAATTTCATATCCATGAGGGTGTGTTTATTGGGGGGATTAATTACCACTCAAAAATAGGTAAAGAAAATCTCATCAAAAAACTCAAAACATTAGAAAATGCATCAAAAGAATACAGAAAGAAGATCCTCATCATGCATCAGGGGATAAATCCTTATGTACCAGATTACGAATTAGAAAAGAGCGAACTTCCAGAGTTTAGTTATTACGCAATGGGGCACATACACAATAGAATAATTGATAATTTGGAGAACGGGGGAGTTTTAGCATATAGTGGTTCAACAGAAATCATAAGAAGAGATGAATATAAGGACTATGAAAAGAACGGAAAGGGGTTTTATGTTGTTGATATGAGTGGAGATTTTGATAAAAATGACGTGGATTTTATTAGGGTTGAAAATATAAACATAAAATGCAGGGACTTCTTTGAGATCTTCATCGATTCAGAAGAAAAGTTTAAGGAATTCATCAATAACTTATCAAATGCATCAAAACCTATTGTCCATGGGGTTGTTAAAAGGGAATTTGGAAAGATTTTGGATGTATTGAAGGATAAAACACTATGGTACAATATAAGGGTTGTTGATGATGAGGAGATTGAATATGACATCCCAGAATACTCAAGTATTGAAAAATTATTTGTAGAGTATGTTAAAAATAAAGGATTGGATGCAGATTTTGTCTTAAATTTACATAATAGGTTGATAAACAATGAAGGTTACGTGGAATTTGTGGAAGAATACTACAGTAAATTTTGCACTAAGTTCTAA
- the frhD gene encoding coenzyme F420-reducing hydrogenase, FrhD protein has product MLPKSLQKEILVFGCGNLLFADDGFGYEVISRLEKMDLPENVELIDAGTGAPYYLMSILDEEAKVKKIIVVDVIDFGLKPGTLKKVDVDELPNINKYTFDAHGTPLAPYLIDVSKKGIDVVIIGCQAKEITMPEIKIGLSEDVKNAVDKAVEMVLEEIYKSINSK; this is encoded by the coding sequence ATGCTTCCGAAATCACTACAAAAAGAAATCTTGGTTTTTGGGTGTGGGAATTTATTATTTGCGGATGATGGGTTTGGATATGAAGTAATCTCAAGATTGGAAAAGATGGATTTGCCAGAAAATGTGGAACTTATAGATGCTGGAACTGGAGCACCATATTATCTAATGTCTATCTTAGATGAGGAGGCAAAGGTAAAGAAGATTATTGTTGTTGATGTTATTGACTTTGGATTAAAACCGGGAACTTTGAAAAAAGTGGATGTTGATGAACTTCCAAACATAAACAAATATACCTTCGATGCACACGGCACACCGTTGGCACCTTATCTAATAGATGTAAGTAAAAAGGGTATAGATGTTGTAATAATTGGATGTCAAGCAAAGGAAATCACAATGCCAGAAATTAAGATAGGATTAAGTGAAGATGTTAAAAACGCAGTTGATAAGGCAGTTGAGATGGTTTTAGAGGAAATTTATAAATCAATTAATTCTAAATAA